In Gammaproteobacteria bacterium, the following are encoded in one genomic region:
- the gloB gene encoding hydroxyacylglutathione hydrolase — protein sequence DLARQYAMPVYAPAAERIPGATRALSDGDTVAVPGFPVFQVLGVPGHTPGHIAFLSDNALFCGDTLFGGGCGRLLGGTAAQLHASLLRLAGLPDETLIYCAHEYTLDNLRFALNVEPANAALQTRLERDTQRRRAGLPTLPSSLGEEKRTNPFLRCHRPAVAAAASAHAGRQLDTPAEVFAALRRWKDHWHGQSA from the coding sequence GACCTGGCCCGCCAATACGCCATGCCGGTGTACGCTCCCGCCGCGGAACGCATTCCCGGCGCGACCCGGGCCCTGTCCGATGGCGACACCGTTGCCGTTCCCGGTTTTCCGGTATTTCAGGTGCTGGGCGTCCCCGGCCACACCCCGGGTCATATTGCCTTTTTGAGCGACAACGCTCTGTTTTGCGGAGACACCCTGTTTGGCGGGGGATGCGGGCGTCTGCTGGGAGGTACTGCCGCGCAGCTGCATGCCTCGCTGCTCCGCCTCGCCGGACTGCCGGATGAAACGCTGATCTATTGTGCCCACGAATACACCCTGGATAACCTGCGCTTCGCCCTGAATGTGGAGCCCGCCAACGCCGCGTTGCAGACCCGCCTGGAGCGCGACACGCAGCGCCGCCGGGCCGGCTTGCCCACTCTTCCTTCCTCCCTGGGCGAGGAAAAACGCACAAACCCCTTTTTGCGCTGCCATCGGCCTGCGGTGGCCGCTGCGGCAAGCGCCCACGCCGGGCGGCAACTGGACACCCCCGCGGAGGTGTTCGCCGCGCTGCGCC